Proteins encoded together in one Chaetodon auriga isolate fChaAug3 chromosome 20, fChaAug3.hap1, whole genome shotgun sequence window:
- the LOC143339405 gene encoding synaptic vesicle membrane protein VAT-1 homolog gives MSGESAPTQQQQPEQEKKPDEPPPAAADAPQASASSPAAEEKPLPCRALVLTGYGGYDKVKLQVKAQSEPQLKAGEVLVRVKACGLNFAELLGRQGLYELLPAPPVTMGMEGSGVIEAVGEDVKDRKVGDRVIAMSRSGMWQEVVVVSADRTFPMPEQMSFEEGAALPVNYMTAYMMLFEMANVRPGKSVLVHMAAGGVGIAVTQLCQTVQDVTVFGTASASKHEIIAQGGVTHPIDYRTKDYVEEIRKISPKGVDIILDPLGGSDTQKGFSLLKPLGTLIVFGAANCVTGQKKNLLAMAKTWYNQLSLTTLKLMQANKAVCGFHLGYVSDEQLLRTTMFKLLELYKQGKIKPRIDSRYHFEEVADAMRRMHERQNIGKVILLPEAKREEEKPKSDPEPAENVEKTEAAVSEEREEATEEVKAEKD, from the exons ATGTCTGGCGAATCGGCTCCAACTCAGCAACAACAACctgagcaggagaagaagcCCGACGAACCTCCGCCAGCTGCCGCAGATGCACCGCAGGCGTCGGCCAGCAGCCCCGCAGCCGAGGAGAAGCCTCTCCCCTGCAGGGCTCTGGTCCTGACGGGGTACGGCGGCTACGACaaagtgaagctgcaggtgaAGGCGCAGAGCGAGCCGCAGCTGAAGGCTGGAGAGGTCCTGGTGCGCGTCAAGGCGTGCGGGCTGAACTTCGCCGAGCTGCTGGGCAGGCAGGGGCTGTACGAGCTGCTGCCCGCCCCGCCTGTCACGATGGGAATGGAGGGCTCCGGGGTCATCGAAGCAGTCGGGGAGGATGTGAAGGACCGGAAA gTGGGGGATCGGGTCATCGCGATGAGCCGCAGTGGCATGTGGCAGGAAGTTGTTGTCGTGTCCGCAGACCGCACCTTCCCCATGCCCGAGCAGATGAGCTTTGAGGAAGGTGCCGCTCTTCCCGTTAACTACATGACCGCCTACATGATGCTGTTTGAGATGGCCAACGTGAGGCCGGGCAAGAGCGTTCTCGTCCACATGGCAGCGG GTGGCGTCGGCATCGCCGTTACCCAGCTGTGTCAGACCGTGCAGGACGTGACCGTTTTTGGCACGGCGTCAGCCTCCAAACATGAGATCATCGCCCAGGGTGGGGTCACTCACCCCATCGACTACCGCACCAAAGACTACGTGGAGGAAATCCGCAAAATCAGCCCAAAGG GAGTGGACATCATCCTCGACCCACTCGGTGGTTCAGACACTCAAAAAGGTTTTAGTTTGTTAAAACCTTTGGGAACGCTTATAGTCTTTG GTGCAGCTAATTGTGTGACAGGCCAGAAGAAGAACCTGCTGGCCATGGCAAAGACCTGGTACAACCAGCTGTCTCTCACCACGCTGAAACTGATGCAGGCCAACAAGGCCGTCTGCGGCTTCCACCTGGGCTACGTCAGCGACGAGCAGCTCCTGCGCACGACCATGTTCAAGCTGCTGGAGCTCTACAAGCAGGGGAAGATCAAGCCCCGCATCGACTCGCGCTATCACTTTGAGGAG gTGGCGGATGCCATGAGGCGCATGCACGAACGCCAAAACATTGGGAAAGTCATCCTTCTTCCCGAGGccaagagggaggaagagaagccAAAGTCCGACCCTGAGCCGGCAGAAAACGTGGAAAAAACTGAAGCTGCCgtcagtgaggagagagaagaggccaCAGAGGAAGTTAAAGCAGAGAAAGATTGA